The Arachis ipaensis cultivar K30076 chromosome B05, Araip1.1, whole genome shotgun sequence nucleotide sequence ctaattagaGACTCTCCCTGAATagatgcattttcccactttataacctctgattTGTgccttctgggcttggatttgggccaaaaagggcttcagaaatcgttgggaccattttctgtaatttctagtgtgtggcctctgtcacgcatccgcgtgggtcacactgtcgcgtcatttggagttttccttgtcacgcggtcgcttcagtcatgcgtccgcgtcatatgcgtttcgcttaaggcgcgcgatcacgtcaatcacgcggtcacgtcactgccattttgcgctggcacgcggccgcgtcgtccatgcgatcgtgtcactgccagtttcttcaaaaactccattttgtgctttcctttcatttttgtatgttccctttccatcctttaagtcattcatgccttagaagatctgaaattactcaacacacgaatcacgtcatcgaatggaagtaaagggtaattaaaataattatttttaaaacatagaaaacatgcttttcatatacatcacataataaggaagggaaagtaaaaccatgcaatttatatgaataagtgagtgaaggattgaataaatcacttaaattagggacaaaatatatcataaaatataggtttatcaatcatatctttctctgCAACATTCATATTTCcacaaaatttaaaccattttaaagcttgttaaattatctttcatttgatataaaatacATCAAATTCCAATAACCgttgctcaagatatgatccgtcaaagttaaCCCAAAACTCATTTTTACCAAATAGTCACAAGTTCTCAACTTTCCAAAATCTCAACCAAAATCAAATCAAAACCATACCAAACTCCAATTTACCTCATAACTCACCCTTTGTATCACAATGCATCCTTCATACCAAATTTTCCTCACATTTCATTATTCTCATTCTTAAATATCAAATATATACTCTATAATCATTCCTCCACCAAGACATTCATCAATCATCATTCTATCActatcaatcttcatcatcaaccTCATTCATAATCCATATCAATAATCAAcaatattactcatccaaattccTCATACATCATACAATCAACAACATTATTTAACAACACTAACAACATCAATAATTTCTCATACATAAATACTTCACTTACCACCCATCATTATCATAAAAGTCACCCAACGCCAACCTTACACACCATCAATAACCCACCAACCTTAACACAACATCAACCACAAgattcaaaatccaaaattatcatcaacatatatcatcACACATCACAATCATCAATATCCTTTACTCCAAACCATCACAAACATTTTACATTAACTTATTACCTTAAATTCTCATAATCCTCATTGTTCATTAATATAACTAATCACCATCAATACTCACCAACACCAATAATCTAATACAACCAACAATTtcatcaattcacatataattattcatacgCCAATATCATTCAATCATATCTtatggtcaactagcctaagtgtccagaaacattacatattacataaagaaaactgaaaccatgCCTTTTCTGATTATTCTCCATGCACGAAACCACCAAAAAGCCAAGACAACTCCAAAAAGCActaaagctcaaactaacaacatatatatcaccaaaatcaaaccTAGAAATCATAACATACAACACTACAAGGGTTTAGGAGCCACTTTACCTTGTCCAAATAGGATAGGGGCAATTCCCAACAATTACCCACtattagagatcacctaaacaactaAAACCACAAAATCTCCTCAAAAACCATAACAAAAAATGCACAGAAGCTAGGGCAGGAAACTGGAGTGTGAGCTTCGAGTTCTTACCAAATTTTCTTAGATAGGAACGAATAGCTCAACGAGAGCTTCACGTGGCTGCAaatggctcatcaatcggagtttcatagctcaagttatggctctcaTAAGGTGAATGTGAATAGTAACAtcacctcttctcctctcttctctcaaaaCGCGCCTCTCTCACTCTTTAAGCatcaaatgagctgaaatgctcattaaatgagcatatatatgttgggccttgggcccggtttgagctcggtccaacccgttagcgttttttgtctatttggcccactttgggccaaaacctttaagattagtgtctggttttcaattctaaattatttttgccttttcaaaacaacaaattaattttccaaaatcttattttccaaaatacgcggtactggacagactagagccgaTATTGCCGGCTTAAgcgccagtacgcatttttacagaAACTTTTCGAAGAAGATATATTTTCCAACTCAATAAAATTTATTGaaaccaaatttcacctttatattttcaaattaaaacttctagattttgaatttattccgcacactaaaattattttattaaaacggttttacgtGAAAAACTCTGGTTCTTACATTATACCTCCTCTTTCAACAACATCACTCCATAATCCTCCTACTTATGTTGTTGTACCCTCAACCATTATTGATCCCTCTTGGTAGCTAAATTAGGTGCATCACATCATGTGACACCCAATCAATCAAATATGCTCGCTTGTTTATATTATAATGGTCTAGATTAAGTTTGAATTGGCAATGAAACTGACCTCCCTATCAATCATATTGAAAATTCTTTACTATATTTTTTTTGATTCACGAAGATGATTTTCTTTATAAAAATTGACTCATAGTCCTGATATCACTAAAAATTTGATAAGTGTCTCCAATTTTgctgaaaataatataatttattttcaatttcatacATTTTGTTGTATTGTTAAATGTGAATTCACTCACAAAGTACTTTTGCACGGATATAGGAAAGAAGGTTTGTAACAATTCATCAATATAGCAATTTCTcaccttattttgaaaaataatttacttTTTGTAAATTTTGTTCAATATTTTTTCTTTGACTTGTGGCACAACTAGGACACTCAACCATTAAAACTATAAAATTGGTTCTTTCTCAGTATAATATTTATGTGAATAATGGTTTGAATAAAAGTTTATATTTATTATGTAATGTGTGGAAAAAATGTACTCATGCTAAGAtgtataaaattctattttttgaATCAATTACTGAATTTATTCATCCTTTACAACTGTTCATTCTGATATTTAGGATTTAATCTTAGTAATTTTACACCTAGACTATAGATACTATGTGATTTTTACAGAGCCTACAATTCACATGCAAATATCTCTTAGTAAATGAATCTCAGGTTTATCGTGTATTCAAATAATATAAGATTTACATAGAAAACTTGACTAATTATTGAATAAAGGCTTTACAAATAGAGAATGGTACTGAGTATACATCTAGACATTTTATTGAATTCTTAACTCTAGAAGGCATACATCATTTTTATGCCCTTATACATCTGCTAAATGAATAGAATGGATTGACTGAGAGAAAACATAGACATTTGATAGAGATGAGTCTAGCTATGCTCTCTGTAGCCACCATGCCTTTGACTTATTTGGATGAGGTAATGATTTTTGCTAATCTTTTTATTAGTAGACTCCCATATGCTAGTTTATCAAATAAATTTCCATTTGAGTTACTCTTCTCTAATACCAGATTATCATATACTTAAAAATTTTCGTTGTGCTTACTATCTTTGACTTAGGCCTTACAATAAAAGTAAGCTTGAACAAAGGTGACATAAATGTATTTTTATTAGATACTCACCAGATTATATGGGCTACAAATGCTTATCTCCAAATGGTAAGATTTATGTTTCTAGAGATGTACAATTTGATGAAAATGATTTCTCTTATTTGCAATTGTTTAATTCCTCTTCTAATAACACTGCAACTGCATCTGATTTGGTGACTCATGATTATGCTCCATTATTCTCTACAACACTTCGCAAGATCTTTTAACAAAACAACAAACTGATATTATTTCTTCATCTAAAAGTAATTCTAATTCTAACTTCACAAATAGTGATATATTACAACATGAGTCTCATGGGAGTACACAAGACACTATTAATCCATCATCATCCAATATTATCAGGTATAAAAATTCATCTCCCCTTTTTAGACATTATATCTGTAAACCCTATTATCCTTTATATTAGACATCACTACTCTACCTAATTTTCACTGTATGTTCACAAGGTCCAAAAGACCAAAACCAATTAAACCAAACCAAAAGTCCTTCTTTCTATTTTAAAAACTAGTGATATCGATGAAATACCACCTAAGACAGCTGCTACTGCTCTTAAAATCCCACATTAGCATAATGTCATGAAGGAAAAATATCAAGCACTAATGAAAACCAAGAGAATTAAAGGAGATAAATATTAAGGGaccatcagaatttattatttttggtcatTATTTAGTCCAGTGTTATCAAACTTGGCTCGACTCGGCCAGTTCGACCGGAAATCCAGTCATTTAGTCGGATCGAGCCACTCATCGAACCGTTTAAGTAATCAACCCGGTAAAAACCGATTGACCTGGCCGGGTTTCATGAAAACCGGTGACCTGGACCTGTTCATATAACCCAGATcggattatgttttttttttttaaacaaaacggTGTCATTCTTTGTTCTCTCCATTGTTCTGAAAACTAGACCGGACCGACCAATCGAACCGATTCAATCAGAAACCGGCAATAAAAATGTCTGGTCCGATATTTATAATGGTTGGAGAAAAAACCGTTTAAAAACCGTCGAATCGGTCAGTTACTGGTCGGTTAAATCGGACCAATAACCGGCCGGTTCGaataaaacgacgccgttttgtttatttagaaaaaaaaaataaaaagaaaacaaaagcagAACCCGTGAACCAAACCCCCTATCATTCGTGCACTTCCAGGAGACCTCTGAAGCCAAGGAAAACCCTAGCCCTTCATCGCCGCCGCCGTCCGCAGGTCCTCAGCGCCGCCGCTGCTTCCTCTTCCCCGTGTCGTTTTCATCTTCGCTGGCACGTCGTATTCATCTTCGCTGGCACGTCGTATTCATCTTCCTCTTCCCCAGGTAGCTCGGCACGTCGTTTTCATCTTCGCTGGCTTCTCGGCACGGAACCCAGGTTAGTGGCCCTGCTTTCAATTCTTCGCCTTCCGCTTCTTCCTTTTCATTTCTGAATGTTCGGTCTTCTTCTTCGTTTGAAGTTCTGAAATTgttgttcaatttttgttccatttttCTTGTAATGTTTTGTAAATTGTAATTGTCTGCTGCTGATGGATCTGTCTTGTATTTGCTGGTTGCTGATggctgtaaattttttttttcaaatttactgATGGCTCGATGGCTCTGTTAGTCTGTTGCTTTCAATTCTTTGCTCTCTGTTACTGATGGCTCGATGGCTCTGTTAGTTGCTGATGGctcttaatttttttgttcaaatttactGATGGCTTTGTTTGTAGTTGCTGGTTTTGCTGggtgaaggtttagtgttttGGAATGTTTTATAATCTTCTAATGTTTGTAATTGCTGggtgaaggtttagtgttttGTGATTATTGGTTAATGTTTTGGTTTAGTGTTCTCTCTTTTCAAGATTTCCCTTCTCCCTGGATTTCTGCATGTTGCTGAATTGGTAATCAATAAATTTGCCTTTTTGCTGTAAATCGGGACTTTACTaggatttgttaaatttgttgctgtaacttgaatttgttgctgaatttgttgcttcCCAGTCACAGAATCAGAACAGAATGCTCAGTCAGTGCTTGATTGATTGGCTTTGCTCACTGattgtatttgatgataaattttaaattgaacttttaaattttaaatttgcactGCCCATGTTACTGATTCACTGTTCTTTAgtgatttttgttgttgttaatcattgtgatgaGCTTTGTTAAAATTTGCACTGCCTATATCACTGAGTGTTCCCTCAgtgctttttgttgttgttaatcattgtgatgaACTTTGTTAAAATTTATGTTACTGATTCACGGATTCATCCTTCTCGTCGTTATCATTGGCATGAACTCCGAACCAAAACCCCAACGCTCTGGATAAAATTGTAACGAAAGCTGATTGGGACTTTTTCTTCTACTTAAGGTATGAATCAGAATGATGAGGCCAAGTTGTGAATACACAAGTGTCAATGGACTATAATATTGAGTTTGTGACATTAGAAGggtgtaataataacaataatggagTCATGTTATTTGAATATTGAGGTTTAACATTTAAACTCTCAGCTTCTCAGCCCTGTTTGATTCTTCATCTCAGGCAATTGAATCGAATCAACCAggccttccttttctttttcttttagttgattcttaatttttCCAATATATGTAGCTTTCTGAATCAAGTGGATCAGATTATGTAGTTTTCTTGATTTGGGATATTTTCGGAGACGCATTAGAAGagctattttattattatgtttgctATAATAATATTCACATGTTCTGTATGCTTGTGATTGTTTCGGTGTTTACATTTTTTTTCCAAGTCACTTGTTGTGGTTGTTCTTTGAGTTAAGGCTTTGTATGTGTGTGTGAGAATGTGATAATGTTGAATGCTGTTGCATCTAATAGGAGTTCTTGGAGTACCCTCATCTTTGGtcctttataatttatttattattttattctaaaacggttttttaggttgaaccaccggttggaccggttagaccaatgaaccagtgaaccagtgactaaAGCGGTTTGAtaaccggtccggttttcagaaccttggttctCTCCCTCACTTACCCCCTTTGCGTGGTGCCCTAACCCAGAATCAGAACCCATCTCACCTCTCTCTTCTCTCGCCACTCTCTCCCTCAAGCTCGCGTCGCCCCCTCAAGCTCGTCGCTGCCTCAAGCTCTCGTCGCCGCTCAAGCTCTGTCGCGCTCTGTCATAGTTCGTAAGCTCGCCTTCCTGCTTCGGCCATCAACGCTTCCTCGGCCCTGAGTCTGGGTTTAGGGTTTCAGCTTCGGGCCGGGTCTTCCATCAACGCTTGCTTCGTTTGTCTGCCTATGTGAGTTTCAGCTTCAGCCCTGTTATTCCTCTTTCAATTTTATTGCTGTAAATTATTCGTACATCTTGAATTTATTGTTCAAAGTTGAGTTTGTTGCTGAAATTATGATTTAGCTAATGTTAATTTGCTGTAAATCATATTTGGAGAATTGGAGTTTTTTTTGTTGCTGCCTAAAAGTTATCATAGTTTAAGTTTTTGTTGCTGCCTGAAAGTTATCATAGTTTAAGTTTTTGTTGCTTATCATAGCTGAATTTGTTGCTAGAACTCTAGAAGTAGAATTTGTTGTCAACTGTAAGTTGAATTTGATGCTGAACATATCATAAATGTGGTTGTTGCTGGAAGTAGAATTTGTTGCTGGATAATTGAGTTGAGTTGAATTTGTTACTGatccttgttgttgttgtgttgaaTTTGTTCTGATCTCtgatctttctctcttttctaacTCTGTTATAAATAAAACTCTTGCATCCCTCTAAGAAGTGTGTATAATTGATTCATTGATGGAAGAATAAGATGAAGTTAATTCAGTTCACTAGTTTCTTGAAACTCTCTTTTCAAACTCTTCTTTCTCTATTTCTGATGTTCTGCATAATGCAATGTTTCTTATGGAAGATATAGACGCAAATTAAAATGAGAAAAATATTGATCAAGCTCTAAATTTGTCCTATAAAGATATATATGAAACTCCAAATCTTTTTCTGATGCTCTAAATTTATACTAGAAACTAGTTTATTCTCTCTTTTACATCATTAATTATgtctaaaaattaatatttgattattattattatgtttgtaaagacttacattttaatttttaatacataattttaatttcatttatataattttatattttttagattATGATTGGATCAACCGGATGAatcagtgacccaccggttgaaccagtaactCAGTGACCACTCGGTCATATGACCGGGTTGATTGCCAgctcggttctgataactatgattTTGTCATTAGTTCAATTTTTTTAGTGTAGTTATTTTAGTTTAGTAACGTAACAACATACTTTATCTAACTGGTCGGTTTGATTATTTTTCGTTTCCCCCCACAAAATGACGTCGTTTTGGtggtttttttaaaaaattaacctaACCCTCGAAGTGCCCTCCATGGCTCCATCAGTGAAGTGAAGCTTGCTCTCTCTCTCAATCTCACATCCTCACTCAGCCTCCGCAGAGCCGCAGAGGCAGTCTCTCTCTCACACTCACGATTCCGGCTCCTCTGCCTCCTCGTCGCTGCGTCGTCGTCTCGCCTCAGCTTGATTTCTCTCCTCTCGCCGGCTGCGTCACCGTGCCGCACGCGTCTTCCTCTGCGTCACTGCGCCACTCGCTCGCGTCTTCCGGCTGTGCTTACACTGTTCCGCGGGCCGTATCTCGGTTCTCTGTCTCCCTCTTCTCTGCGTGCGATCAAGGtgagttttttcaattttttttagttattcaatcattaatttttaatgatttagCCATTTGGGTGATTGTTGCTTCTGATCCTGGTTTGATGCAGTTGCAATGGTTATCTTTTGCTGATTTTGACCATCTCTACCTCGTGCCTCTTCTGGCTTTGGTTCTGTGATCGGAATACTGTGACATTTTATTGGAAAACCGAGCTTTGGTTCTATTTCTGGACTTCTGCAGAGGTGAGCTTTTATTTTTCAATGTAGTGTAGAATAGATAAATCGATGTTAACTGGAATTTGTATTTGTATAGAATGACACTTGATAGCAAATTTGAAAGCAATTGGAATTTGTGTATAATTGTTGCTATTGTTTTAATGTAAGTTTAAGATAGAAATTTAATGCTAATTGAAATTTGTATAGAATTGATTGTTGCAGTTGATTGTTACTATTTTAATACTTGATTATTGCTGTTTTGATGTAGGTTTAATCCTTGATTGATACTGTTTTAATTTAGGTTTTAATATTTGATTGTTATTCTTATTTGTTTCAATGTAGGTTTAATGCAAATTGAAAATTTTCTATTAGGTATTTTTAGAAAGGGTTTAGCTAACACTTGTCCTAACGGCACATGATAAGCTTACCACTAGTAGAAAGTTTTAAATATTTTCATTTAATGACTGCAAAACAAATGTATTAGAAACTTAAATTTTGTATGTTTTAAATGAAAACTTTCTTATTTTGTAATCTTAACATGTGCCCTAAGGGCACATGATAGATAAACCCTTTTAGAAATTGATAATTGATTGTAgtcatgtattttatattaatttaggtTTAATACTCGTTAATTGattatcttatattttttatttatgttggaCTGGTTTTATTGGTTTAACCAATGATCTATCGGTTGAACTAAGAAATCAGTATACTAAGACCGGTTTGATTActggttcggttctgacaactaacTGTTTCTCACTTCACTGCTCAGCTGCAGAAAGAACAGAGGTTTCACAGATTCAGAACACCAAAAATttccataaaataaaaataaaacatttttAATCAACCTTTAGTTTTGATCGAATCTGTGATGCAACTTTTCTTGCATCATCAATGGGTTACCAATGCGTTCGGTGTAGCTTCCCAATTAAATCACTCTACGTTCAGTATTCCCCCGGCAACATTCGATTGATGAAATGCGTAAAGTTTTGCTTTTTCAATCACTCTTTTTCGTTAATAGCCTTTTTCTCTTCATTTTCATTTCAATTACTTAGAATTAGTGAATTTGaatttttcaattttcatttaccccctattttgtttttctgtgtAGGAGAAATGCAAGGCTGTTGCAGATGAATATATAGAGTGTGAAATCATGGTTTCTGATATCCCTTTATACTATTGGTTTCGAAGTTTAAATCTTTATTCCTTCTTTTTTAGTCTTTTATATGATAGGAGCAAGGATTGCCCTGTTTTTCTTCCCCTtcgtttttatctatttatttgattttttttttcagattcttATGATAGATTTGATGCTTCACAAGCAAAAGGCTTATAGACATCTTCTGTACAATGTCCTCAATCAACAAACATTGAAGTTTGAGGTATTGCAATATGTTGCTATGTAATAATAATAAACcctagttattattattattattatggtttCTTCTTTTGATGCTTCCTTTAGTAATTTCCTATGGTTGTTTTTACGGGAAATATTATGTGCATTGGTTTTTGGATAATGATTTTTCATTTTCCCTTGGGAGATCATGTTTGAGAATAAGAATTCTTAAGCATTTTGAAGTTTGAGCTGTGTTTTTATAATCTAAAGGCTGTGTTAATTTGTGTTACAATGCATTTTGTAAATAAATATGCTGCTTCATACTACTTTCATGATTCACATTTTCTATCACTGAAGTTGGTCACTTGGTAATTTTTGCAGGGGCTACACTGGAAATTGgccattatttattttattttcgatgCTTGTATTCATTCGTATGTAGAAGCAAGGAACTCATCTTCATTAGTGTCAACATGTTGCAAGGTTCACACATATGTATCCATTATGTCTAACCTTTCACTCAACTTGGTTGGTTTGAATTTTCATGCTATTttttatggaagtttttatggtttTCATTAGCAGGTGTTCATGTATGTCGTCTTTGGGAACTTCATGTTTCTTCTGACTTTCTTCATTATGGTTAAGATATTTCTCAATGCATCAATCAACATCTCCAGGTATATATATATTTGGTTATCATGCATCCCTTAAATTTTTTCGCATTTTGAAGAATTTGAGTAACCAATTGTCCGTTGGGAATGCGATGACCCAATCAGTCTTTAAAGAATCTATTTTTTCTGAGTGTTTGTGATGGACTTGGGTTTGGAGTCTTGTGTATCATGAATATTCAGAGTTTTTGGCCATGGTAAATATTGAATAAAATGTTCTCTAGTTTCGGTTTTGAAATGAGAATTTGAATCTGATAAAATGATTCGGATGTACGAGTGATTTGCACAAAGAGGCTAATAAGTTgccaatttaaattttgaaaggaTTGATTACTAATAAGTTGATTCTTCAGTAAACATTCCATGCATACCAAATTCATATGTTAGTATCATCAATTTAACATCAGCTTAAATGTATTCAATCATGCAGATTCAATGACCTTTTGCTCACAATCATGATATCGTATTACTTCAAGATTTTTCTTATTGCTATGATGGTAAGTTTCTTATTCTATTTCTTTGTTAACACATTCCTGTTCTTGTCTTTGATGTGTTTTGAATTTGTCAACCATCTTTGACCTTCCAAGTATGTATTTTCATGTAGGTCTGGGAATTTCCGACTTCTGTCATCTTCATCATAGAATTATTTTGTTTATCATCTAATGCCGTGGCATTGAACGGTTAGTAATCAACTTATCATGATGTTCTCTCATATAAAACAACTCCCCTCCCCCCCCTTCTCCTTTAAATGATGTTCCttcaaatatatgttaagaaaggtttaatttTGGTACCTTGAATATAAGCATCAACATTAATGATAACACACTAGTCTAATTCATATAGGCGATTCCACCTAAGTGAAAGGCTTGTATGTTTTAGTTTTTCATCTCTCTCTCACATGGGTATTGAGATGGGCTTGATTATGTTGTTTATAGTCAAATGTCGATTATTATTTGAGACGATTTATGCTGATTGCATGTATTTTGTGCACATAACTCCTAGAGATTAGTTGATAGTACATTGACACACTTACATTAGCCTCTGTTAAGATTTAAATTATTCGACACTCATGACCGATGTATTTTATAAAATCTGACCCTATGTTTTTTTATGTGAATTTCAAAACCCATATGCTGAATTTTTACGGAAACAAAACAGCTTATCGTTTTCTTAGCTGCATGTCAACACTGCTGTGGAAAATGATGTCTGAATATGAGAAACATGCTTGACAAGGAAAGCTGATAAACAATTTTTCTGTGATCCAGTGATGACTGAATCGAGTATGAGTCGATGTGTTTGGGCCTGCTTCGGTGCATATGCTGTAAAGCTTTTTGTCACAAGTTCTAGATCTCAGATTTTTAGAGCAGTTGATAAAAGGGTGGATCAAATGTCCTCCTCTTCATGATCTTAATTTATATATTAGTAGCAGAATTTTGAAGTTAGAAAGTGTATATTCAATTATCATATACTTGTTAATAGAAATAGTTTTTTCAGGATATAAGAGATAGATGATATCAAGTTGTGAACACTGCCATGTCTTAACTTTGTCCAGAATAATATCAATGAAACAAAGTTTTGATGCAGAAAGTGATATTTTAGAAATAACTTGAAAACCATTGAGCATTTATTCATTTGATTCTTTTGAGGATTTGATTGCTAATATGATGTGTATGGGTCTTgtctatatatatttaaaaaaaaaaacacaataacAAAGTGGTGTACATGTGATTTTAACCATGGCTAAAAAGTTTATATATGGAGGAAATTTCTATGATTTCCATAACCCTTTTTTTGGGAGTGTTTCTCCAAAATATGGAGCAAATTCTGAATAGGCTCTCGACAAATTATATCATGCATCATATCCATGCAAAACACCATATTGTACGCAGTCGAGGTCTTGGATAAACAGCAGCATTACCTGCCTGGCTGCCTCACTGGGAGCTCTACACGGATTCGAGTCCTCAATGAGACAAAAAAGTATAAAGGAAAGTTTTGTGGTGCTTACCAACATAATCATCATGTCATGCGGACTGTATGTATCGCTGTTGGAATGTGACGCGTGGTTGTGGATAGTGGTCAAATGCACTGTTTATGCGGTAACGATAAGGGAGCGTCATCGTAGTTCCGTTTTCTGTTTGTTCTAAATTTGTTAATTAGGGTAAATGAAGTGTTTATATTAAGTAATAGTTTGGGCGGGTTCAGTGTTTGTGTTACTGGGCCATGGGTTTGGGGCTCCAGTAGTTGGATTTTGGCATTTTGAGTTGTAATACTAATTTAGTCTAGTAGtgttataacaaaaaataatgaaaatgacTTTTtggcatagttgtcagaaccgaatcgATAATCGAACCGGTCAAATTATTGgtttactggtttattggttcaaccgataaatcactggttgaaccaataaaatcggtctcacgtaaatataaaatataaaatagttaaaaacttaaaattaaaatttgaaatacatattgttcataccctggcccaacgcaCAGGTCCAGGTCCAAACGAAAGGCCCAACACAAAGGATTGAGCCTCATCCTATACCGACCTTCCCCTGTAGAAGTCGGTTCTTgacacgacttgctctaaagaagtcgggaacgaagattag carries:
- the LOC107643098 gene encoding protein arv1 homolog isoform X4, whose protein sequence is MGYQCVRCSFPIKSLYVQYSPGNIRLMKCEKCKAVADEYIECEIMILMIDLMLHKQKAYRHLLYNVLNQQTLKFEGLHWKLAIIYFIFDACIHSYVEARNSSSLVSTCCKVHTYVFMYVVFGNFMFLLTFFIMVKIFLNASINISRFNDLLLTIMISYYFKIFLIAMMVWEFPTSVIFIIELFCLSSNAVALNAYRFLSCMSTLLWKMMSEYEKHA
- the LOC107643098 gene encoding protein arv1 homolog isoform X5; translated protein: MGYQCVRCSFPIKSLYVQYSPGNIRLMKCEKCKAVADEYIECEIMILMIDLMLHKQKAYRHLLYNVLNQQTLKFEGLHWKLAIIYFIFDACIHSYVEARNSSSLVSTCCKVHTYVFMYVVFGNFMFLLTFFIMVKIFLNASINISRFNDLLLTIMISYYFKIFLIAMMVWEFPTSVIFIIELFCLSSNAVALNAACQHCCGK
- the LOC107643098 gene encoding protein arv1 homolog isoform X7, coding for MIDLMLHKQKAYRHLLYNVLNQQTLKFEGLHWKLAIIYFIFDACIHSYVEARNSSSLVSTCCKVHTYVFMYVVFGNFMFLLTFFIMVKIFLNASINISRFNDLLLTIMISYYFKIFLIAMMVWEFPTSVIFIIELFCLSSNAVALNVMTESSMSRCVWACFGAYAVKLFVTSSRSQIFRAVDKRVDQMSSSS
- the LOC107643098 gene encoding protein arv1 homolog isoform X2 translates to MGYQCVRCSFPIKSLYVQYSPGNIRLMKCEKCKAVADEYIECEIMILMIDLMLHKQKAYRHLLYNVLNQQTLKFEGLHWKLAIIYFIFDACIHSYVEARNSSSLVSTCCKVFMYVVFGNFMFLLTFFIMVKIFLNASINISRFNDLLLTIMISYYFKIFLIAMMVWEFPTSVIFIIELFCLSSNAVALNVMTESSMSRCVWACFGAYAVKLFVTSSRSQIFRAVDKRVDQMSSSS
- the LOC107643098 gene encoding protein arv1 homolog isoform X3; the encoded protein is MIGARIALFFFPFVFIYLFDFFFQILMIDLMLHKQKAYRHLLYNVLNQQTLKFEGLHWKLAIIYFIFDACIHSYVEARNSSSLVSTCCKVHTYVFMYVVFGNFMFLLTFFIMVKIFLNASINISRFNDLLLTIMISYYFKIFLIAMMVWEFPTSVIFIIELFCLSSNAVALNVMTESSMSRCVWACFGAYAVKLFVTSSRSQIFRAVDKRVDQMSSSS
- the LOC107643098 gene encoding protein arv1 homolog isoform X1, whose amino-acid sequence is MGYQCVRCSFPIKSLYVQYSPGNIRLMKCEKCKAVADEYIECEIMILMIDLMLHKQKAYRHLLYNVLNQQTLKFEGLHWKLAIIYFIFDACIHSYVEARNSSSLVSTCCKVHTYVFMYVVFGNFMFLLTFFIMVKIFLNASINISRFNDLLLTIMISYYFKIFLIAMMVWEFPTSVIFIIELFCLSSNAVALNVMTESSMSRCVWACFGAYAVKLFVTSSRSQIFRAVDKRVDQMSSSS
- the LOC107643098 gene encoding protein arv1 homolog isoform X6, yielding MILMIDLMLHKQKAYRHLLYNVLNQQTLKFEGLHWKLAIIYFIFDACIHSYVEARNSSSLVSTCCKVHTYVFMYVVFGNFMFLLTFFIMVKIFLNASINISRFNDLLLTIMISYYFKIFLIAMMVWEFPTSVIFIIELFCLSSNAVALNVMTESSMSRCVWACFGAYAVKLFVTSSRSQIFRAVDKRVDQMSSSS